In Armatimonadota bacterium, the following proteins share a genomic window:
- a CDS encoding xylulokinase (possible pseudo, frameshifted), producing MAYLLGIDVGTSGTKALLIDESGKVVARAVSEYPLYTPKPLWAEQDPADWWRATCESIREVLRQAGITGEQVRGVGLSGQMHGSVFLDENNQVIRPAILWCDQRTAAECAWITETVGRERVVELTSNPVLTGFQAGKIIWLRNNEPEAYARVRRVLLPKDYIRFLLTGEYATEVSDASGTSLFNVRKRAWADEVLDAIGIPREWMPRVYESPEVTGRITAEAATATGLKEGTPVVGGGGDQAAGAVGNGIVETGVVSVSVGTSGVVFAFADEPVVDPGLRTHTFCHAVPGKWHVMGVMLSAGGSLRWWRDAFATEEKSVATAMGVDPYELITAEAAQAPLGAEGLIFLPYLTGERTPHADPHARGVFFGVTLRSDRSHFARAILEGGGVRLARLL from the coding sequence ATGGCATACCTGCTGGGCATCGACGTGGGTACCAGCGGCACCAAAGCGTTGCTCATCGACGAAAGCGGGAAGGTAGTCGCTCGTGCGGTGAGCGAATATCCGCTGTATACCCCGAAGCCCCTTTGGGCGGAACAGGACCCCGCCGACTGGTGGCGGGCGACCTGCGAAAGCATCCGCGAAGTGCTGCGCCAGGCGGGTATCACCGGCGAGCAGGTGCGGGGCGTGGGACTGTCCGGGCAGATGCACGGCTCGGTGTTCCTCGACGAAAACAATCAGGTCATTCGCCCAGCCATTCTTTGGTGTGACCAGCGCACGGCGGCAGAGTGCGCATGGATTACTGAGACCGTCGGGCGCGAGCGCGTGGTGGAGCTGACCTCCAACCCGGTGCTCACGGGCTTTCAGGCGGGTAAGATTATCTGGCTGCGTAACAACGAGCCGGAGGCGTACGCCCGCGTGCGCAGGGTGCTGCTGCCAAAGGACTATATCCGTTTTCTGCTCACTGGCGAGTACGCCACAGAGGTTTCGGACGCCTCTGGTACGTCGCTGTTCAACGTACGCAAGCGCGCTTGGGCGGATGAGGTACTGGACGCCATCGGCATCCCCCGCGAATGGATGCCCAGAGTGTACGAGTCGCCGGAAGTCACTGGGCGTATCACTGCCGAAGCGGCGACGGCAACCGGGCTGAAAGAGGGTACGCCCGTTGTCGGTGGCGGCGGCGACCAGGCGGCAGGCGCGGTAGGCAACGGCATTGTGGAGACGGGCGTGGTGTCGGTGTCGGTGGGCACGTCGGGGGTGGTGTTTGCCTTCGCTGACGAGCCAGTGGTGGACCCCGGTTTGCGCACACATACCTTCTGCCACGCAGTGCCTGGCAAGTGGCACGTCATGGGCGTGATGCTATCGGCAGGGGGTAGCCTGCGCTGGTGGCGTGATGCCTTTGCCACCGAGGAGAAAAGCGTCGCGACCGCAATGGGCGTGGACCCCTACGAGCTTATCACCGCCGAGGCGGCGCAGGCTCCACTGGGCGCGGAGGGCTTGATTTTCCTGCCATACCTCACGGGCGAGCGTACCCCACACGCCGATCCCCATGCACGAGGTGTCTTCTTTGGTGTCACCCTGCGTTCCGACCGCTCGCATTTTGCCCGCGCGATACTGGAGGGGGGTGGCGTTCGGCTTGCGCGACTCCTTTGA
- a CDS encoding endonuclease, whose translation MRKSRAFRTTIPLAAVVLVIIASALWQRWMPARGDFTGRVVGVSDGDTIEVMRAGRAVRVRLQGIDCPESHQAYGSRAKQFTAELAFGKTVAVQVHGTDQYGRILGEVILPDGRSLNRELVRNGYAWWYRRYSDDPVLQQLEEEARRERRGLWRDKNPVPPWEFRRGRRRETESYTASPFR comes from the coding sequence ATGCGCAAAAGCCGAGCATTCCGAACAACCATTCCCCTCGCGGCGGTGGTGCTGGTGATCATCGCATCCGCGCTGTGGCAGCGGTGGATGCCCGCGCGTGGGGATTTCACTGGCAGGGTGGTGGGCGTCTCCGACGGCGACACGATAGAGGTGATGCGTGCGGGAAGGGCGGTACGCGTGCGCCTGCAAGGTATCGATTGCCCTGAAAGTCATCAGGCGTACGGTAGTCGGGCGAAACAGTTTACCGCTGAGCTGGCGTTTGGCAAGACGGTGGCGGTACAGGTTCATGGAACCGACCAGTACGGTCGCATCCTTGGCGAAGTCATCCTGCCCGATGGGCGCAGCCTGAATCGTGAGCTGGTGCGCAACGGTTATGCGTGGTGGTATCGGCGTTATTCCGATGACCCGGTGCTGCAGCAATTAGAGGAGGAAGCGCGCCGCGAACGGCGCGGCTTGTGGCGTGATAAGAACCCTGTACCTCCTTGGGAGTTTCGGAGGGGGCGCAGGAGGGAGACGGAAAGTTATACCGCGTCACCGTTCCGCTGA
- the rsmA gene encoding ribosomal RNA small subunit methyltransferase A, protein MKLTSPSQIRLVLLQFGLTPDKRKGQHFLGDHNILEKILQAADLAPDEGAMEIGSGIGTLTRALAERAKQVLTFEVDAKLIPVIQHNLQGFGNVRLIHGDFLRQNLPELIRETFGNSPFKVVANIPYGITSPILDRLFGIASGWTRAVLMIQREVAERLIAEPGTPAYSAISVFAQYHSRVEIVQRVSRTVFYPPPEVDSAIVRFTPLPKRLPPEEAKRLFRVVRAAFGQRRKTLLNALSGGLGLPRERVENVLQETGIDPQRRGETLSLEEFIMLSQRLLGDARTTREQASVEG, encoded by the coding sequence GTGAAGCTTACCTCGCCGTCGCAAATACGCCTGGTGCTGTTGCAGTTTGGGCTAACCCCAGACAAACGCAAGGGGCAGCACTTTCTGGGCGACCACAACATTCTGGAGAAAATCCTGCAAGCCGCCGACCTTGCACCTGATGAGGGCGCGATGGAAATCGGCAGCGGCATCGGCACGCTCACCCGTGCACTGGCGGAACGCGCCAAACAGGTGCTCACCTTTGAAGTGGACGCCAAACTCATTCCCGTCATCCAGCACAACCTGCAGGGTTTCGGCAACGTGCGCCTGATACACGGCGACTTCCTGCGCCAGAACCTGCCCGAGCTGATACGCGAGACCTTTGGCAATAGCCCCTTCAAGGTGGTAGCAAACATCCCCTACGGTATCACCAGCCCCATTCTGGACCGCCTGTTTGGCATTGCCAGCGGCTGGACACGAGCGGTGCTGATGATTCAACGTGAGGTCGCCGAACGCCTGATTGCCGAACCGGGCACACCTGCATACAGCGCGATTAGCGTCTTCGCGCAGTACCACTCCCGGGTGGAAATCGTACAGCGAGTATCACGCACCGTGTTCTATCCCCCGCCAGAGGTCGATAGCGCAATTGTGCGTTTTACGCCGCTGCCCAAACGCCTTCCCCCTGAAGAGGCGAAGCGGCTGTTCCGTGTGGTGCGTGCAGCCTTCGGGCAGAGACGTAAAACCCTGCTGAACGCCCTCAGTGGCGGGCTGGGCTTGCCGCGCGAACGGGTGGAAAACGTGCTGCAAGAGACCGGCATAGACCCCCAGCGACGAGGTGAGACGCTTTCACTGGAAGAGTTTATCATGCTGTCGCAACGGCTGTTGGGCGATGCAAGAACAACACGGGAGCAGGCGTCTGTGGAAGGATAG
- a CDS encoding cytochrome b, with amino-acid sequence MAHLIEKTTEKPTPRSDGKPETGVELSRQTGWVGAVRDWIEERTGLFGFIKHHLDEPMPPGVGWWQTLGNLLLTLLIFQFITGFALAMFYAPTPDHAHESVKHITENVPLGAFIRGLHHWGSSFIMLVVVLHILRVFFWGAYKKPRELTWLVGVAIFQVILAFAFTGYLLIWDQKAYWATVVGTRFASTVPIIGEWLMRFLRGGKEVGALTLTRFYAIHIMLLPVALVLLTAAHLYLVRRLHISGPVIPQKGTPQPFYPYQLFRDAVVVLVGMGLLMTCALLFKPPLYPVADPSGTAFTPRPEWYFLGLYELLKLMPPKLEVLGTVVIPGLVAIGMILLPWLDRSPSRHPAYRKWVIDVGLIIIFLIGTLTLKGILSEPPTPPPAQVSSTTSGSR; translated from the coding sequence ATGGCGCACCTGATAGAGAAAACTACCGAGAAACCGACGCCTCGCTCGGATGGCAAGCCTGAGACAGGCGTGGAACTGTCCCGCCAGACGGGGTGGGTTGGTGCAGTGCGCGACTGGATAGAAGAGCGCACCGGATTGTTCGGCTTTATCAAACACCATCTGGACGAGCCGATGCCTCCAGGCGTGGGGTGGTGGCAAACGCTGGGCAATCTACTGCTCACGCTACTCATTTTCCAGTTCATTACCGGTTTCGCGCTGGCGATGTTCTACGCGCCCACACCCGACCACGCGCACGAGAGCGTGAAGCACATCACCGAGAACGTGCCACTGGGAGCGTTCATTCGCGGATTGCACCACTGGGGATCTTCGTTCATTATGCTGGTAGTGGTGCTGCACATCCTGCGCGTGTTCTTCTGGGGGGCTTATAAGAAGCCGCGCGAACTCACGTGGCTGGTCGGCGTTGCCATCTTTCAGGTGATACTGGCGTTCGCCTTCACCGGCTACCTGCTGATTTGGGACCAGAAGGCGTACTGGGCGACGGTAGTAGGCACGCGATTCGCCAGCACCGTGCCCATTATCGGCGAGTGGCTAATGCGATTCCTGCGTGGCGGTAAAGAGGTAGGAGCGCTGACGCTCACCCGTTTCTACGCCATCCACATCATGCTATTACCGGTGGCGCTGGTGCTGCTGACCGCGGCGCATCTGTATCTGGTTCGGCGGTTGCACATCTCCGGTCCGGTGATTCCTCAGAAGGGTACCCCGCAGCCGTTCTATCCATACCAGCTGTTCCGTGACGCGGTGGTGGTGCTGGTGGGCATGGGGTTGTTGATGACCTGTGCTCTGCTGTTCAAGCCGCCACTGTACCCTGTCGCCGACCCATCGGGCACGGCGTTCACCCCACGTCCAGAATGGTACTTTCTGGGCTTGTATGAACTGTTGAAGCTAATGCCGCCCAAACTCGAAGTTCTTGGCACGGTGGTAATACCCGGTCTGGTGGCAATCGGCATGATATTGCTGCCGTGGCTGGACCGCTCGCCGTCGCGTCACCCTGCGTATCGTAAGTGGGTGATTGACGTAGGGCTGATTATTATCTTCCTGATAGGCACGCTCACGTTGAAGGGCATCCTGTCCGAGCCGCCAACGCCGCCGCCTGCGCAGGTTTCTTCCACGACATCGGGTTCGCGATAG
- a CDS encoding Tat pathway signal sequence domain protein, producing MRSNGLEYQEQQPDSPIRRRVLSWLVGLINLGVIAGFIAPVLGFISSPTRRRREQGEWVPVLNAHELKPGETRAVTYSLMVKDGYMTAEHRYSVYLYHRSDGTILAFDPSCPHLGCRVEFKERKQRYVCPCHGGVFDTEGNLVSGPPPTGLTKLPARVDGGKIWIQRV from the coding sequence ATGAGAAGTAATGGTCTGGAATATCAGGAACAGCAACCGGATTCCCCCATCCGGCGCAGGGTACTGAGCTGGCTGGTGGGGTTGATCAATCTAGGGGTAATAGCGGGCTTTATTGCGCCGGTGCTGGGGTTCATCAGCTCGCCTACCCGCCGACGACGAGAGCAGGGAGAGTGGGTGCCGGTACTGAACGCCCATGAACTGAAGCCCGGCGAAACCAGAGCGGTGACGTACTCGTTGATGGTGAAAGACGGCTACATGACCGCCGAGCACCGCTACAGTGTTTACCTGTACCACCGAAGCGACGGCACTATCCTAGCGTTTGACCCTTCCTGCCCGCATCTAGGTTGCCGGGTGGAGTTCAAAGAGCGCAAGCAGCGCTATGTGTGTCCTTGTCACGGTGGAGTATTTGACACCGAAGGCAATCTGGTCTCCGGTCCGCCTCCAACCGGATTAACGAAGTTGCCTGCGCGTGTGGATGGAGGCAAAATCTGGATACAGAGGGTGTAG
- a CDS encoding ATP--cob(I)alamin adenosyltransferase — translation MRIYTRTGDNGTTGLLGGQRVSKDCPRVEAYGSVDELNAYLGLAMAHVRPHPRLCEMLQQIQNELFVAGAELATPAGHKVPVEPIGEAHVQRLENWIDELEQNLPALRHFILPGGTAGAATLHVARTVCRRAERRVVSLYHVEPGNLHLITYLNRLGDLLFVMARVVNAAEGVQDVIWDG, via the coding sequence ATGCGCATCTATACCAGAACGGGCGACAACGGCACAACAGGCTTACTGGGTGGACAACGGGTAAGCAAGGATTGCCCTCGCGTGGAGGCGTACGGAAGCGTCGACGAGCTCAATGCGTACCTGGGATTGGCGATGGCACATGTGCGTCCACATCCGCGTCTTTGTGAAATGTTACAGCAGATACAGAACGAACTGTTTGTCGCCGGTGCGGAGCTGGCAACGCCCGCCGGTCACAAGGTGCCGGTAGAGCCGATTGGTGAGGCGCATGTACAGAGGCTGGAGAACTGGATCGATGAGCTAGAGCAAAACCTGCCAGCCCTGCGGCATTTCATCCTGCCGGGCGGAACCGCAGGCGCGGCAACACTGCATGTCGCGCGCACAGTATGCCGTCGGGCGGAACGGCGTGTGGTGTCGCTTTACCATGTTGAGCCCGGCAACCTGCACCTCATCACCTATCTCAACCGTCTGGGCGACCTGCTGTTTGTGATGGCAAGGGTGGTCAACGCAGCGGAAGGCGTGCAAGACGTTATCTGGGACGGTTGA
- the narK gene encoding MFS transporter translates to MDNREPVKALTLSTLAFAIAFAVWGVIAPMAKTFQTNLNLTEKQAWLLIAVPVLLGSVGRIPMGMLADRFGGRIVFSALLIFVAIPAFMLSFARSYTDFLVWALLLGTAGTSFSIGIAFTSKWFPPQKQGLALGIYGAGNIGQSFALFGVPLLAGLWGWQTTYRFFGAVALLWGLVFLLFARNAPVKVQPKSFGAMVKVLTSEPLSWLLSLFYFVTFGGFVALSIGLPKLLQEIFHLTKEDAGLRTAGFVVLATAMRPIGGWLSDRFGGAQVLVAVFAAAAAFAWGLTFEHIVPFTIGALGIAAAIGTGNGAVFKLVPQYFPKDVGTVTGLVGAMGGLGGFFPPIVLGYIKTYTGVYDLGFALLSAFCVACLLLNYRVFLLPVRRAQAEQVTAVASGG, encoded by the coding sequence ATGGACAATCGTGAGCCTGTCAAGGCACTAACTCTTTCCACGCTGGCTTTTGCCATCGCCTTTGCGGTGTGGGGCGTGATTGCCCCGATGGCGAAGACCTTCCAGACGAACCTGAACCTGACCGAAAAGCAGGCGTGGCTCCTTATCGCTGTGCCGGTGTTGCTGGGTTCTGTTGGGCGCATCCCGATGGGCATGTTAGCCGACCGGTTTGGGGGCAGGATAGTGTTCAGCGCGCTGTTGATTTTCGTCGCCATTCCTGCCTTCATGCTCAGCTTTGCCAGAAGCTACACCGACTTTCTGGTGTGGGCGTTGTTGCTGGGCACTGCTGGCACGTCGTTTTCCATCGGTATCGCCTTCACTTCGAAGTGGTTTCCACCGCAGAAGCAGGGGCTCGCGCTGGGAATCTACGGGGCGGGCAACATCGGGCAGAGTTTTGCCCTGTTTGGCGTGCCTCTACTGGCAGGGCTATGGGGCTGGCAAACCACCTACCGCTTTTTTGGAGCGGTCGCGCTGCTATGGGGGTTGGTTTTCTTGCTCTTTGCCCGCAACGCGCCGGTTAAAGTGCAGCCCAAGTCCTTTGGCGCGATGGTGAAAGTGCTGACAAGCGAGCCGTTGTCGTGGTTGTTATCGTTGTTCTACTTCGTGACCTTTGGCGGATTTGTCGCACTCAGCATCGGCTTGCCCAAATTGCTCCAGGAGATTTTCCACCTGACGAAAGAGGACGCGGGCTTGCGCACCGCAGGTTTTGTGGTGCTTGCCACCGCTATGCGTCCGATAGGGGGATGGCTCAGCGATCGTTTTGGTGGAGCTCAGGTGCTGGTAGCGGTGTTCGCGGCAGCTGCAGCGTTCGCTTGGGGATTAACCTTCGAGCACATCGTGCCCTTCACCATCGGTGCGCTGGGTATCGCTGCCGCCATCGGCACGGGCAACGGCGCAGTGTTCAAACTGGTGCCCCAGTACTTCCCCAAAGATGTGGGCACGGTAACCGGTCTGGTGGGCGCAATGGGTGGATTAGGGGGCTTTTTCCCACCGATTGTACTGGGCTACATCAAGACCTACACGGGCGTCTACGATTTGGGGTTCGCGTTGTTATCGGCGTTCTGCGTTGCTTGCCTGCTGTTGAACTACCGGGTGTTCCTGCTGCCCGTGCGCAGAGCGCAGGCTGAGCAAGTGACCGCAGTGGCTTCTGGTGGGTAA
- a CDS encoding hypothetical protein (possible pseudo, frameshifted), whose protein sequence is MRDSFEILREMGLPITQVRASGGGARSAVWRQILADVSGYDHVTINVDEGPAFGVALLAGVGTGVWQSVAEACHATIQVVSNTPADPGAHHAYKPYYVLYRKLYQHLKADFAEVAGLME, encoded by the coding sequence TTGCGCGACTCCTTTGAAATCCTGCGCGAGATGGGCTTGCCGATTACGCAGGTGCGGGCGTCCGGCGGGGGGGCACGCAGTGCGGTGTGGCGACAGATTCTCGCTGACGTATCGGGCTACGACCACGTGACCATCAACGTAGACGAGGGACCGGCGTTTGGTGTAGCATTACTGGCAGGTGTAGGCACAGGCGTATGGCAGAGCGTTGCTGAAGCCTGTCATGCCACTATCCAGGTGGTGAGCAACACGCCTGCCGACCCAGGTGCCCACCATGCCTACAAACCGTACTACGTGCTTTATCGCAAGCTGTACCAGCACTTGAAGGCGGATTTCGCGGAGGTAGCAGGGTTGATGGAGTAG
- a CDS encoding molybdopterin oxidoreductase, which translates to MATRHAVPGRIPKPAPQEAVRVVRTTDSPNCTGACGWLATVVNDVIVDLKPAADYPCEEYNPRGCLRGMSMTHIIYGPDRIRTPLIRTGERGEGKWKEASWDEALDYIAQKMKHIIENYGADSMLLFNQVVGTSYVQKGAQIRMAALLGMSFATAYDYNGDISMGFTQTLGIDSVECESKSWGYAKYAILWSSNVLQTRIPDAQFLTRFAKQRNNCKIVAIDPRCNQTVKAADLWLPINPGTDGALALAMCRVLIEEGLVDWQFLRTYTDCATLIRQDNGMRLRASDLGIGSENEFLVWDQTRQDFYKLPADTLELPEDVTPAFKGEWTVQIEGEAVKVVPVYQLLETMVMQDEYRPERVAEITDIPAETIRQVAREYATTKPAIIIIGMGINHRYHGDLTIRAILLLSALAGNYGTPGSGVSIYSGQHHFRIDISGFWFPEGKRPNVVPMHYFVLGKPTETINPKIKYPKHGFKALFVSHGNPLVTEFSSLMKKAIDDLELFVVIDFSMTPTCEYADVVLPAPTFWEKYDLVATGCHPYLQIQQPVIPPQYESRTELWMVQQLIKRVAPELYPYFDLTELDAIRILLETAGKETEGITVEQLLQGPVRLNVPDPEIGLDEQLLHKKPFPPRAYPFRLEQQKEYHKTGRMEFYKEEPIYQRMGEALPVFKPAFSHLPEEDQRLPLCIVTPHSKWRVHSTHSNNPLLLNVNRKPVVEINPLDAAARGIQDGDLVEVFSNYGSYRLWALVTETIKPGVVCVDHGWWDRYLAGGKYHSVHTHQKIKPTHEAYFLPAVYAPGQHWKDTRVDVRKVGNNGATGNVD; encoded by the coding sequence ATGGCGACACGACACGCAGTTCCGGGGCGCATCCCCAAGCCGGCTCCGCAGGAAGCAGTGCGTGTGGTGCGTACCACTGATAGTCCGAACTGTACAGGGGCGTGTGGCTGGCTGGCGACAGTAGTCAACGATGTTATCGTGGACCTGAAGCCCGCTGCCGATTACCCCTGCGAGGAGTACAACCCGCGCGGATGCCTGCGCGGGATGTCCATGACACATATCATTTACGGTCCCGACCGCATCAGGACACCGCTCATCCGCACCGGAGAGCGCGGCGAAGGCAAATGGAAGGAAGCCTCCTGGGATGAAGCGCTGGACTACATCGCCCAGAAGATGAAACACATCATCGAAAACTACGGCGCGGACAGCATGTTGCTGTTCAATCAGGTGGTGGGAACCAGCTACGTGCAGAAAGGTGCGCAAATCCGCATGGCGGCACTGCTGGGCATGTCCTTTGCCACCGCGTACGACTACAACGGCGACATCTCCATGGGCTTCACGCAAACACTGGGTATCGACAGCGTGGAGTGCGAGAGCAAGAGCTGGGGCTATGCTAAGTACGCTATCTTGTGGTCCTCCAACGTGTTGCAAACACGCATTCCCGACGCGCAGTTCCTGACGAGGTTTGCCAAGCAGCGTAACAACTGCAAAATCGTGGCGATAGACCCTCGCTGCAACCAGACCGTTAAGGCAGCAGACCTCTGGCTGCCCATTAACCCGGGCACTGATGGTGCGCTTGCGCTGGCGATGTGTCGGGTGCTGATAGAGGAAGGTCTGGTGGACTGGCAGTTCTTACGCACCTACACCGACTGCGCCACGCTGATTCGGCAAGACAACGGGATGCGCCTGCGTGCCAGCGACCTGGGAATAGGCAGCGAAAACGAGTTTCTGGTGTGGGACCAGACCCGACAGGACTTCTACAAGCTGCCTGCAGACACGTTGGAGCTGCCGGAGGATGTGACCCCCGCTTTCAAAGGCGAGTGGACGGTGCAAATCGAGGGCGAAGCAGTAAAGGTAGTACCCGTCTATCAACTGCTGGAGACGATGGTGATGCAGGACGAATATCGCCCCGAGCGCGTGGCGGAAATCACCGACATCCCGGCAGAGACCATTCGCCAGGTAGCGCGAGAATACGCTACCACGAAGCCAGCGATTATCATTATCGGCATGGGCATTAACCACCGCTATCACGGCGACCTGACCATCCGCGCCATTCTGCTGTTGAGCGCGCTGGCGGGTAACTACGGTACGCCTGGCTCCGGCGTATCCATCTATTCGGGGCAGCATCACTTCCGCATCGACATCAGCGGATTCTGGTTCCCGGAAGGCAAACGCCCCAACGTGGTGCCGATGCATTACTTCGTGCTGGGCAAACCTACCGAGACCATCAACCCGAAGATTAAATACCCGAAGCACGGCTTCAAGGCGTTGTTCGTGTCGCATGGTAACCCGCTGGTGACCGAGTTCTCCAGCCTGATGAAGAAGGCGATAGACGACCTCGAGCTGTTCGTGGTGATAGACTTCTCCATGACGCCTACCTGCGAGTACGCCGATGTGGTGTTGCCTGCGCCCACGTTCTGGGAAAAATATGACCTGGTAGCGACGGGCTGTCATCCCTATCTACAGATACAACAACCGGTCATCCCCCCTCAATATGAGAGCAGGACAGAGCTGTGGATGGTGCAGCAACTTATCAAGCGCGTGGCTCCAGAGTTATATCCCTACTTCGACCTCACCGAATTGGACGCCATCCGCATCCTGCTGGAAACGGCGGGCAAAGAGACTGAGGGCATCACCGTAGAGCAGCTTTTGCAGGGTCCCGTACGCCTCAACGTGCCAGACCCCGAAATCGGGTTGGACGAGCAGCTACTGCACAAGAAGCCCTTCCCTCCTCGTGCCTATCCGTTCAGGCTGGAGCAGCAGAAGGAGTACCACAAGACGGGGCGCATGGAGTTCTACAAGGAGGAACCGATTTACCAGCGAATGGGCGAGGCGCTACCCGTTTTCAAGCCCGCGTTCAGTCATCTGCCCGAGGAGGACCAGAGGTTGCCCCTGTGCATCGTCACGCCGCACTCCAAGTGGCGGGTGCACTCTACCCACAGCAACAACCCGCTGTTGCTTAACGTGAATCGCAAGCCGGTGGTGGAGATAAACCCGCTGGATGCCGCCGCGCGCGGTATCCAGGACGGCGACCTCGTGGAGGTTTTCAGCAACTACGGCTCTTATCGCCTATGGGCGCTGGTGACCGAAACCATCAAGCCCGGTGTGGTATGTGTGGACCACGGATGGTGGGACCGCTATCTCGCCGGAGGCAAATACCACAGCGTGCATACACACCAGAAGATTAAGCCCACGCATGAGGCGTACTTCCTTCCGGCGGTGTACGCGCCCGGACAACACTGGAAGGACACCCGCGTGGACGTGAGAAAGGTGGGGAACAATGGCGCGACTGGCAATGTTGATTGA